A genomic stretch from Caldicellulosiruptoraceae bacterium PP1 includes:
- a CDS encoding DUF1664 domain-containing protein — MELSNMENQKRIRKITSNERLLLENRIDLTRIELKEEINSLRQDITETRKELNNRIDNLDNRLGNIENRLGNSENKVANTEHRLGNIENRLNNMENRLENLESRINKLDDKIELTRQEINQIRNELNEFKTNIKSEFADFKVEIAKEIKSTKWQTFGLIVAMVAIFVTIILTKFPTK; from the coding sequence ATGGAGTTGAGTAATATGGAAAATCAAAAAAGAATAAGAAAAATTACATCAAACGAGAGGTTGCTTTTAGAAAACAGAATTGACCTAACAAGAATTGAACTTAAAGAAGAAATCAACAGTTTAAGGCAAGACATAACAGAAACAAGAAAAGAACTAAACAATAGGATTGACAATTTGGATAACAGGCTTGGGAATATTGAAAATAGGCTGGGAAATAGTGAAAACAAAGTTGCAAACACAGAACACAGACTTGGAAATATTGAAAATAGGCTCAACAATATGGAAAACAGACTTGAAAATTTAGAAAGTAGAATCAATAAGTTGGACGACAAAATTGAATTAACTAGACAAGAAATAAATCAAATTAGAAATGAACTTAATGAATTTAAAACTAACATCAAAAGTGAGTTTGCTGATTTTAAAGTTGAAATAGCAAAAGAAATTAAAAGCACAAAATGGCAGACATTTGGACTAATAGTTGCTATGGTAGCAATATTTGTAACTATTATATTAACAAAATTTCCAACGAAATAG
- a CDS encoding S1 RNA-binding domain-containing protein, giving the protein MGKDKRIEFLERAYNLNKILHGKIIAREIINDVQYGVINSRGIRLYMPETELGVQEQVSNKIATLFGVPIEFVIYKIENNKFFVSRKKAMEIRHRQWESKIKVGDKLFGTIVGISPKNAFIYLFGYEIPLKAEDLTWNYYNDIRRIFKLGDRVDCIVKSKNPPIVSVKEAYPNPWDKPPVVKPEDILVCVVDAIAPYGILVRLPDGKQALCPPFSTAREMPTIGSEVVVTIKEVRVEDKRIFGLISRILR; this is encoded by the coding sequence ATGGGAAAAGATAAGAGAATTGAGTTTTTAGAGAGAGCTTACAATCTAAACAAAATACTTCATGGCAAAATAATAGCAAGGGAAATAATTAATGACGTCCAATATGGAGTAATAAACTCAAGAGGGATTAGACTCTATATGCCAGAAACTGAGTTAGGAGTTCAAGAACAAGTATCTAATAAGATAGCAACACTTTTTGGTGTTCCAATTGAATTTGTTATTTATAAAATTGAAAATAACAAATTTTTTGTATCACGTAAAAAAGCAATGGAAATAAGACATAGACAATGGGAAAGCAAAATCAAAGTAGGAGATAAACTTTTTGGGACAATAGTTGGTATATCACCAAAAAACGCATTTATTTATCTGTTTGGATATGAGATACCATTAAAAGCAGAGGATTTAACATGGAATTATTATAACGATATAAGGAGAATATTTAAACTTGGTGATAGGGTAGATTGCATAGTAAAGAGCAAAAATCCACCTATTGTAAGCGTAAAAGAAGCATACCCTAATCCATGGGATAAACCACCAGTAGTAAAACCAGAAGATATACTTGTATGTGTGGTTGACGCAATAGCACCATATGGGATATTGGTAAGACTTCCAGATGGCAAGCAAGCATTGTGTCCCCCATTTTCAACAGCAAGAGAAATGCCAACAATCGGTAGTGAGGTTGTTGTAACAATCAAAGAGGTCAGGGTAGAAGATAAAAGGATATTTGGACTCATATCAAGAATATTAAGATAA
- a CDS encoding DUF6710 family protein, which produces MLRGLLKKKNNIKQNIITDSKELYKLNAEREFSYAIEFVNNAIEGETKIEDKIKMIDFIMDLIKEDIKTDLLTKIIYNPEANITRYFPFPMCYYDKNNNAYRLHEGEEIEIDLSNECVITYPYNREKYVKNIRTISKEPFIYKNNNHTAYYFSQVNICYIANGYHSIASGIMCNKGKIKAKKIDITPLYDYVYTNGVYWYNTHTNNILTTLTDFRIGILYEIAKIKNNLAKI; this is translated from the coding sequence TTGCTTAGAGGGTTGTTAAAGAAGAAAAACAATATAAAACAAAATATAATCACAGATAGCAAAGAATTATACAAATTAAATGCAGAAAGAGAATTTTCCTATGCGATTGAATTTGTTAATAATGCTATTGAAGGGGAAACAAAAATAGAAGATAAGATAAAAATGATTGATTTTATTATGGACCTAATAAAAGAAGATATAAAGACAGATTTATTGACAAAAATAATATACAATCCAGAAGCAAATATAACAAGATATTTTCCTTTTCCTATGTGTTATTATGATAAAAATAATAATGCTTATAGATTACATGAAGGAGAGGAAATAGAAATTGATTTGTCAAATGAGTGTGTAATAACTTATCCATATAATAGAGAAAAATATGTTAAAAACATTAGAACTATTTCCAAAGAACCTTTTATCTATAAAAATAATAATCATACTGCTTATTATTTTTCTCAAGTTAATATTTGCTATATTGCAAATGGTTATCATTCAATAGCAAGTGGTATAATGTGTAACAAAGGAAAAATAAAAGCTAAGAAGATAGATATAACTCCTTTATATGACTATGTTTATACAAATGGGGTATATTGGTATAATACACATACAAATAATATACTAACTACATTAACAGATTTTAGGATAGGGATATTATATGAAATTGCCAAAATAAAAAATAATCTTGCAAAAATATAA